The Candidatus Dechloromonas phosphoritropha genome includes a region encoding these proteins:
- a CDS encoding class I SAM-dependent methyltransferase — protein sequence MTTHITANPLETGSDELERYALEECYRRQRTGYSPSVLVIPVDSCEMVIKFARCGACVVACDSASRMPDFEHFVLTSGFRKQIEFSTGNLTALPEGSAGEPFDIIVVPHGLCGLPYAEAAKVVRQLLLKLRIGGKLFVSILGLHSELGSDYTDFDLRVEQRYAPLAPAIAERYGIEGAVCLYSERNLFMLLLEAGASVLRTMTTTHGNVKGVAVRV from the coding sequence ATGACGACACATATTACAGCCAATCCACTGGAGACAGGGAGCGACGAACTCGAGCGCTATGCGCTCGAGGAGTGCTACAGGCGACAGCGGACCGGCTACAGCCCCTCGGTTCTTGTCATTCCGGTGGACAGTTGCGAAATGGTGATCAAGTTTGCCCGGTGCGGCGCCTGCGTTGTCGCCTGCGACTCGGCATCGAGAATGCCGGACTTTGAACACTTCGTCCTGACGAGCGGATTCCGCAAGCAGATCGAGTTTTCAACCGGCAACTTGACCGCCCTGCCGGAAGGTTCGGCCGGTGAGCCTTTCGATATCATCGTCGTGCCGCACGGTCTCTGCGGCCTGCCTTACGCGGAGGCAGCCAAGGTTGTGCGCCAGCTTCTGCTCAAGTTACGCATCGGCGGCAAGCTCTTCGTTTCGATTTTGGGTCTGCATTCGGAGCTAGGCAGCGACTACACCGATTTCGATCTGCGCGTCGAACAACGCTATGCCCCGCTCGCCCCGGCCATTGCTGAAAGGTATGGAATTGAAGGTGCGGTGTGTCTTTACAGCGAGCGCAACCTCTTCATGCTGTTGCTGGAAGCGGGTGCCAGCGTTCTCCGCACGATGACCACCACCCACGGCAATGTGAAAGGTGTGGCGGTCCGCGTGTGA
- the metH gene encoding methionine synthase, whose protein sequence is MQPDRTSELSALLAQRLLVLDGAMGTMIQRHNLQEADYRGERFKDHPHDLKGNNDLLVLTRPEIIGGIHRAYLEAGADIFETCTFNSTAVSQADYNLTEIVYELNFEGAKLARELCDEFTAANPDKPRFVAGVLGPTSRTASISPDVNDPGYRNVTFDELVANYTEAISGLVEGGTDILLVETIFDTLNAKAALFAIETFFDNAGRRWPVMVSGTITDASGRTLSGQTAEAFWNSLNHIQPLSFGLNCALGAKELRQYVEELSRICDCAVSAHPNAGLPNAFGGYDETPEQLADEIERWAIDGIVNIVGGCCGTTPEHIQVIGQRVAAVNPRKAPKIEKKLRLSGLEAFNVGVDSLYVNVGERTNVTGSKAFARMILEGRFDDALAVARQQVESGAQVIDINMDEAMLDSLAAMDKFIKLIASEPDISRVPIMIDSSKWEVIEAGLKCIQGKGIVNSISMKEGEAKFIEQARLARRYGAAVIVMAFDEKGQADTFARKTEISKRAYELLLSIGFPAEDIIFDPNIFAIATGIAEHDNYAVDFINSVRWIKQNLPHAHISGGVSNVSFSFRGNDAVREAIHTVFLYHAIKAGMTMGIVNAGMLGIYDDLEPVLRDKVEDVVLNRHPGAGEALVDFAITVKEGKAKDTGPDLSWREQSVEKRLEHALIKGITDFVVADTEEVRAQLEAAGKPPLSVIEGPLMAGMNHVGDLFGAGKMFLPQVVKSARVMKQAVAHLLPFIEAEKSRTGLGSKGKILMATVKGDVHDIGKNIVGVVLGCNGYDVVDLGVMVSCDNILKAALEHRVDIIGLSGLITPSLEEMAHVASEMQRLNMKQPLLIGGATTSRAHTAIKIVPKTEGTVVYVPDASRAVGVATKLLSTEQRDAYMAEIVAEYEAVRAEHAGRKGATLVTLEEARANRFTWNEHFTPTIPNELGLQAITMKLEDIALFIDWSPFFRSWDLAGRYPAILENDVVGETARQLFADAKAMLSKIVGEKWLTARAVFGLYPARGDNEDIIIYSDESRTTELTRWVGLRQQHKQPKGRFNVGLADYVGERDYAGAFAVTAGLGIEARVAEFEATHDDYSAIMLKSLADRLAEAAAEWLHLQVRTKYWGYAEEEALTNDALISEKYTGIRPAPGYAACPDHTAKRELFALLDAPANAGMELTESCAMMPAAAVSGFYIGHPAATYFAIPKIGRDQVEDWAKRKSMSVKEAEYWLAPLL, encoded by the coding sequence ATGCAACCCGACCGCACTTCAGAACTTTCTGCCCTCCTCGCCCAACGCCTGCTCGTCCTCGACGGTGCGATGGGCACGATGATCCAGCGTCACAACCTGCAGGAGGCGGATTATCGCGGCGAGCGGTTCAAGGATCATCCGCACGACCTCAAAGGCAACAACGACCTGCTGGTGCTGACCCGACCGGAGATCATCGGTGGCATCCACCGCGCCTATCTTGAAGCCGGCGCCGACATTTTCGAAACCTGCACCTTCAACTCGACCGCCGTTTCGCAAGCCGATTACAACTTGACCGAGATCGTCTACGAACTGAATTTCGAAGGCGCCAAACTCGCCCGCGAATTGTGCGACGAATTCACCGCCGCCAATCCGGACAAGCCGCGTTTCGTCGCCGGCGTCCTCGGCCCGACCAGCCGCACCGCTTCGATATCGCCGGACGTCAACGACCCCGGTTACCGCAACGTCACTTTCGACGAACTGGTAGCCAACTACACCGAAGCGATCAGCGGTCTGGTCGAGGGCGGCACTGATATCCTGCTCGTCGAAACCATCTTCGACACGCTCAACGCCAAGGCCGCGCTGTTCGCCATCGAAACCTTCTTCGACAATGCCGGGCGGCGCTGGCCGGTAATGGTCTCCGGCACCATCACCGACGCTTCCGGCCGCACGCTGTCCGGGCAGACCGCCGAGGCCTTCTGGAATTCGCTGAACCACATCCAGCCGCTCTCCTTCGGCCTCAACTGCGCGCTCGGCGCCAAGGAATTGCGCCAGTACGTCGAGGAACTGTCGCGCATTTGCGACTGCGCTGTTTCGGCCCACCCCAACGCCGGCCTGCCCAATGCCTTCGGCGGCTATGACGAAACGCCGGAGCAACTGGCCGACGAGATCGAGCGCTGGGCCATTGACGGCATCGTTAATATCGTCGGTGGCTGCTGCGGCACCACGCCCGAGCACATCCAGGTCATTGGCCAGCGGGTTGCTGCGGTCAACCCGCGAAAAGCGCCAAAAATCGAGAAAAAACTGCGCCTGTCCGGGCTGGAAGCGTTCAACGTCGGTGTCGATTCGCTGTACGTCAATGTCGGCGAACGGACCAACGTTACCGGCTCGAAAGCTTTCGCGCGGATGATTCTTGAAGGCCGCTTCGACGATGCGCTGGCCGTCGCCCGGCAGCAGGTCGAAAGCGGCGCGCAGGTCATCGACATCAACATGGACGAGGCGATGCTCGACTCGCTCGCCGCCATGGACAAATTCATCAAACTGATCGCCTCCGAACCGGACATCTCGCGCGTGCCGATCATGATCGACTCGTCAAAATGGGAAGTGATCGAGGCCGGCCTCAAGTGCATCCAGGGCAAGGGCATCGTCAATTCCATCTCGATGAAGGAAGGCGAAGCCAAGTTCATCGAGCAGGCCAGACTCGCCCGCCGCTATGGCGCGGCGGTCATCGTCATGGCCTTCGACGAGAAGGGCCAGGCCGATACTTTCGCCCGCAAGACCGAGATTTCCAAGCGCGCCTATGAACTGCTGTTGAGCATCGGTTTCCCGGCCGAAGACATCATCTTTGACCCGAACATTTTCGCCATCGCCACCGGCATTGCGGAACACGACAACTACGCCGTCGATTTCATCAATTCGGTGCGCTGGATCAAGCAGAACCTGCCACACGCCCACATTTCCGGCGGCGTTTCCAACGTCTCCTTCAGCTTCCGCGGCAATGACGCCGTGCGCGAAGCCATCCACACCGTCTTCCTCTACCACGCCATCAAGGCCGGCATGACAATGGGCATCGTCAATGCCGGCATGCTCGGCATCTACGACGATCTGGAGCCGGTGCTGCGCGACAAGGTCGAAGACGTGGTGCTCAACCGCCACCCGGGCGCCGGCGAGGCACTGGTCGATTTCGCCATCACCGTCAAGGAAGGCAAGGCCAAGGACACCGGGCCGGATCTTTCCTGGCGCGAACAGTCGGTGGAAAAGCGCCTTGAACACGCGCTGATCAAGGGCATTACCGATTTCGTCGTGGCTGACACCGAGGAGGTCCGCGCCCAGCTCGAAGCTGCTGGCAAGCCGCCGCTCTCCGTTATCGAAGGCCCGTTGATGGCGGGCATGAACCATGTCGGCGATCTGTTCGGCGCCGGCAAGATGTTCCTGCCACAGGTCGTCAAATCGGCTCGCGTCATGAAGCAGGCAGTCGCCCACCTGCTGCCTTTCATCGAGGCTGAAAAATCACGCACCGGCCTGGGCAGCAAGGGCAAGATCCTGATGGCCACCGTTAAGGGCGACGTGCACGACATCGGCAAAAATATCGTCGGCGTCGTACTGGGCTGTAACGGCTACGATGTCGTCGACCTCGGGGTCATGGTCAGTTGCGACAACATCCTGAAGGCGGCGCTCGAACATCGGGTGGACATCATCGGCCTGTCCGGCCTGATCACCCCGTCTCTCGAAGAAATGGCGCACGTCGCCAGCGAAATGCAGCGCCTGAACATGAAACAGCCGTTACTGATCGGTGGCGCGACGACCAGCCGCGCCCACACCGCGATCAAGATCGTACCCAAAACCGAAGGCACCGTGGTCTACGTGCCGGATGCCTCGCGCGCTGTTGGCGTCGCCACCAAACTTTTGTCCACCGAGCAGCGCGACGCCTACATGGCCGAAATCGTTGCCGAATACGAAGCCGTCCGCGCCGAACACGCCGGCCGCAAGGGCGCTACGTTGGTCACGCTGGAAGAGGCGCGCGCCAACCGTTTCACGTGGAACGAACACTTCACCCCCACCATTCCGAACGAGCTCGGCCTGCAAGCCATCACCATGAAACTGGAGGACATCGCCCTCTTCATCGACTGGTCGCCTTTCTTCCGGAGCTGGGATCTGGCCGGCCGCTACCCCGCCATTCTGGAAAATGACGTGGTCGGCGAAACCGCCCGCCAGTTGTTCGCCGATGCCAAGGCCATGCTGTCCAAAATCGTTGGAGAAAAGTGGTTGACTGCAAGAGCCGTCTTCGGCCTCTACCCGGCGCGCGGCGATAATGAAGACATCATCATCTATAGCGACGAAAGCCGGACCACCGAACTGACGCGCTGGGTCGGCTTGCGCCAGCAGCACAAGCAGCCGAAAGGCCGCTTCAACGTGGGACTGGCCGACTATGTCGGCGAACGCGACTACGCCGGTGCCTTCGCCGTCACCGCCGGCCTCGGCATCGAGGCCCGGGTCGCCGAGTTCGAGGCGACCCACGACGACTACTCGGCAATCATGCTCAAGTCACTGGCCGATCGCCTTGCCGAAGCCGCTGCCGAGTGGTTGCACCTTCAGGTGCGCACCAAGTACTGGGGATATGCCGAAGAGGAAGCGCTCACTAACGACGCCCTGATTTCGGAAAAATACACCGGCATCCGCCCTGCCCCCGGTTACGCGGCCTGCCCCGATCACACTGCCAAGCGCGAACTGTTCGCCCTGCTCGACGCCCCGGCCAATGCCGGCATGGAGCTGACCGAATCCTGTGCGATGATGCCGGCGGCGGCCGTTTCCGGCTTTTATATCGGTCACCCGGCCGCTACCTACTTCGCCATTCCGAAGATCGGCCGCGACCAGGTGGAAGACTGGGCGAAGCGCAAGAGCATGTCGGTCAAGGAGGCGGAATACTGGCTCGCACCGCTGTTGTAA
- a CDS encoding MOSC domain-containing protein, with product MSNVSLFIGRITALPDSGRPTGIFKNRVTTSVFLASTGFLGDEQADRSVHGGPEKAVHLYPANHYARLARAFPEIAGLFVPGSLGENISSPHLDESQVRIGDVFQLGEARIQVCQPRTPCWKIDARFGEAGIVVFIAEHRLTGWYFRVLQPGNVSPDDALEVAVAAAGAPSLAASMDLWHAHRPTAQALRGLAALPGIASNWQRKIIQRAIWLENNPDQPAPKPTTFHVKPPGD from the coding sequence TTGAGCAATGTTTCCCTCTTCATCGGTAGGATCACCGCGCTGCCCGACAGCGGACGCCCGACAGGTATTTTTAAAAACCGGGTCACCACCAGCGTATTCCTCGCCAGCACCGGCTTCCTAGGCGACGAGCAGGCGGACCGCAGCGTTCATGGCGGCCCTGAGAAGGCGGTCCATCTCTACCCGGCCAATCACTACGCACGCCTGGCCCGGGCTTTCCCGGAAATTGCTGGCCTTTTCGTGCCGGGCAGCCTTGGCGAGAACATTTCCAGCCCACATCTCGACGAATCGCAGGTGCGGATCGGCGATGTGTTTCAGCTCGGCGAAGCCCGAATCCAGGTTTGCCAGCCACGCACCCCGTGCTGGAAAATCGATGCCCGCTTCGGCGAAGCCGGGATCGTAGTCTTCATTGCCGAACACCGGCTGACCGGCTGGTATTTCCGTGTGTTGCAGCCGGGCAATGTCAGTCCCGACGATGCGCTGGAAGTCGCCGTCGCCGCTGCTGGTGCGCCCAGTCTCGCCGCATCGATGGATCTCTGGCACGCGCACCGGCCAACCGCGCAAGCCTTGCGTGGACTGGCGGCACTCCCCGGGATCGCTTCGAACTGGCAACGCAAGATCATCCAGCGCGCCATCTGGCTGGAAAATAATCCCGATCAGCCGGCGCCCAAACCGACCACGTTCCACGTGAAACCGCCAGGCGATTGA
- a CDS encoding ROK family protein codes for MRIGIDLGGTKIEIIALSGNGVELLRRRVATPQGDYSATLQAVATLVDAVENELGQRGTVGIGIPGAESLGDGRIKNANSTWLNGRRLRLDLEAVLGREVRLANDANCFALSEASDGAGRGAEVVFGVILGTGVGGGIVVGGDVLSGANAIAGEWGHNPLPLPGLDDLPLPACYCGRVGCIETYLSGPGLWRDHSAHGGEFLMPPEIANRAQAGDAACEATLRRYEARLGRALAGIINILDPQVIVLGGGLSNLERLYRNLPACCGPHVFSDVFCTRFVPPAHGDSSGVRGAAWLWN; via the coding sequence CTGCGCATCGGCATCGACCTTGGTGGCACGAAGATCGAGATCATTGCGCTGAGCGGCAACGGTGTGGAATTGCTGCGGCGCCGCGTTGCCACCCCGCAAGGAGACTACTCTGCGACGTTGCAGGCTGTCGCCACGCTGGTCGACGCGGTCGAGAATGAACTCGGCCAGCGCGGGACTGTGGGTATCGGCATTCCGGGGGCAGAATCCCTTGGCGATGGGCGGATCAAGAACGCCAACTCGACCTGGCTGAACGGCCGGCGGCTGCGCCTCGACCTCGAAGCCGTTCTGGGACGCGAGGTGCGCCTGGCCAACGATGCCAACTGCTTTGCGCTTTCCGAAGCCAGTGACGGCGCCGGCCGGGGTGCCGAAGTCGTGTTCGGTGTCATCCTCGGTACCGGCGTCGGCGGCGGCATCGTCGTTGGCGGCGATGTCCTGAGCGGCGCCAATGCCATCGCCGGTGAATGGGGTCACAACCCTCTACCGCTGCCTGGTCTCGACGATCTCCCGTTGCCCGCCTGCTATTGCGGCCGCGTCGGCTGTATCGAAACCTACCTGAGCGGCCCGGGACTATGGCGTGACCACAGCGCACACGGCGGAGAATTTCTAATGCCACCGGAAATCGCAAATCGTGCGCAAGCTGGAGATGCCGCCTGCGAGGCTACGCTACGCCGCTACGAAGCACGCCTCGGCCGGGCGCTGGCCGGGATCATCAACATCCTCGATCCACAGGTCATCGTCCTGGGCGGCGGCTTGTCGAATCTGGAACGGCTTTATCGCAACCTGCCAGCCTGTTGCGGTCCACACGTTTTTTCCGATGTTTTTTGCACACGCTTCGTGCCGCCGGCACATGGCGACTCGTCGGGAGTGCGTGGCGCCGCGTGGCTGTGGAATTGA
- the murB gene encoding UDP-N-acetylmuramate dehydrogenase — MLARTAVVIVHKDVELLTFNTLALPGSAALFARVEEAGQLADPILAQTPHFILGGGSNLVLTGDFDGLVLHMAIPGKRLVKEDSEAFYIEAGAGENWHDFVQWSLAQGWPGLENLSLIPGTVGAAPIQNIGAYGLEVGQMVHSVKAWDFENRAFFAVDRDNCHFAYRDSVFKQRGWHLDGRVAITSVIFRLPKVWQPNTRYADVAQELAAQIIESPAPKDIAAAIIAVRQRKLPDPTRIPNAGSFFHNPVVDRAIADKLGTAHPRLPRYPQPDGRVKLAAGWLIEQAGWKGRNLGPVGMYEKQALVLVNRGSANGADVRRTMAAVQTDVRARFGIDLSPEPIFL, encoded by the coding sequence ATACTGGCTCGCACCGCTGTTGTAATCGTTCACAAGGACGTCGAGCTCCTGACCTTCAACACGCTGGCCCTCCCAGGTTCGGCGGCGCTCTTTGCTCGTGTCGAGGAGGCCGGACAACTTGCCGACCCAATACTTGCCCAAACCCCGCACTTCATCCTCGGCGGCGGCAGCAACCTGGTGCTGACCGGCGACTTCGACGGGCTGGTACTGCATATGGCCATTCCCGGAAAACGGCTGGTGAAGGAGGATAGCGAAGCCTTCTACATCGAAGCCGGCGCCGGTGAGAACTGGCATGATTTCGTGCAATGGTCGCTGGCGCAGGGCTGGCCGGGGCTGGAGAACCTGTCGCTGATTCCCGGCACGGTCGGCGCCGCGCCGATCCAGAATATTGGCGCTTATGGGCTGGAAGTGGGCCAGATGGTGCACTCGGTCAAGGCCTGGGATTTTGAAAATCGGGCGTTTTTTGCTGTCGACCGTGACAATTGCCACTTCGCCTACCGGGATAGCGTGTTCAAGCAACGCGGTTGGCATCTGGATGGGCGCGTGGCGATTACCTCGGTCATTTTTCGCCTGCCCAAAGTCTGGCAGCCGAACACGCGTTATGCCGATGTGGCGCAGGAACTGGCTGCCCAAATCATCGAATCACCGGCCCCCAAGGACATAGCCGCCGCCATCATCGCCGTACGCCAGCGCAAGCTGCCCGATCCGACCCGGATTCCAAACGCGGGCAGTTTCTTTCACAACCCGGTGGTCGACCGTGCTATCGCCGACAAACTCGGTACCGCGCACCCTCGCCTGCCACGCTACCCGCAACCCGATGGCCGGGTCAAGCTGGCAGCCGGCTGGCTGATCGAACAGGCCGGCTGGAAAGGCAGGAACCTCGGCCCGGTCGGCATGTATGAAAAGCAGGCGCTGGTGCTGGTCAATCGCGGTAGTGCAAATGGCGCCGATGTGCGCCGGACGATGGCGGCGGTTCAGACCGATGTCCGTGCCCGCTTCGGCATCGACCTTAGTCCGGAGCCGATTTTCCTCTGA
- a CDS encoding rhodanese-like domain-containing protein, whose product MQNLDPVAAHNFLQANPEALLVDCRTEIEYMYVGHPKGAEHIAWQESPDWEIDPHFADKVKHLVEGDMSRPVLLICRSGIRSRDAGEALEAAGFINVINVAEGFEGSLDDNYHRGTLGGWRFHGLPWQQN is encoded by the coding sequence ATGCAGAACCTTGATCCGGTTGCCGCCCATAATTTCCTGCAAGCAAATCCCGAGGCCTTGCTGGTCGATTGCCGCACCGAGATCGAGTACATGTATGTCGGCCATCCGAAAGGCGCCGAACACATCGCCTGGCAGGAGTCGCCGGACTGGGAGATCGATCCGCATTTCGCGGACAAGGTCAAGCATCTTGTCGAAGGGGACATGTCGCGACCGGTCTTGCTCATCTGCCGCAGCGGAATCCGCTCACGCGATGCCGGGGAGGCACTCGAAGCCGCTGGTTTCATCAACGTGATCAATGTCGCCGAAGGATTCGAAGGCTCGCTCGACGATAACTATCATCGCGGGACGCTCGGCGGCTGGCGCTTTCACGGGCTACCCTGGCAGCAGAATTGA
- a CDS encoding multidrug effflux MFS transporter — MWPRQFSIGACPLAEQGRSTRAIAFLLASMAALGPFSIDTYLPSFHDIGQSLRATPIEVQQTLSVYLLAFAVMTLWHGALSDRFGRRRVILVALALFGAASVGCAFATSIEQLWLWRGLQGMTAGAGMVVSRAIVRDLFDGPPAQRLIAQITMMFALAPAIAPVIGGWLQTWFGWRSVFAFLVLSTATLWIACWKLLPETLPLERRQSLHPAYLGKAYWSVLTSPPFLFASGALSLNFVGFFVYVLSAPVFLMNHLGVSETSFLWLFGPAMGGLMLGSWLAGRFAGRRSPGATVKLGYAVMAVAALINVVLNLILPPSLPWIVLPLFLYTLGMSLAMPNLTLFALDPFPDNRGMAASCQTFMQSGFNSVVAAAVAPAVWGSTLSLALAMAGFLVLGSLAALLYLRSILLPG, encoded by the coding sequence ATGTGGCCGAGGCAATTCAGTATCGGCGCCTGTCCGTTGGCTGAACAGGGGCGCTCCACCCGCGCCATTGCTTTTCTGCTGGCCAGCATGGCGGCGCTCGGCCCGTTCTCGATCGACACCTACTTGCCCTCGTTTCACGACATCGGTCAGAGCCTGAGGGCGACCCCCATCGAGGTCCAGCAGACGCTCTCGGTCTACCTGCTGGCCTTCGCCGTGATGACGCTCTGGCATGGCGCGCTGTCCGACCGCTTCGGCCGGCGCCGCGTCATCCTCGTTGCGCTTGCGCTGTTCGGCGCCGCCTCGGTAGGCTGCGCCTTTGCGACCTCGATCGAGCAGCTCTGGTTGTGGCGTGGGCTGCAGGGAATGACCGCCGGCGCCGGCATGGTGGTCTCACGCGCCATCGTCCGCGATCTGTTCGATGGCCCGCCGGCGCAACGCCTGATAGCGCAGATCACGATGATGTTCGCGCTGGCCCCGGCGATCGCGCCGGTGATCGGCGGCTGGTTGCAGACATGGTTCGGCTGGCGTTCGGTTTTTGCCTTTCTGGTGCTGTCGACCGCAACACTCTGGATCGCCTGCTGGAAGCTCCTGCCCGAGACATTGCCGCTAGAGAGGCGTCAGTCACTCCACCCGGCCTACCTCGGCAAAGCGTATTGGAGCGTGCTGACCTCGCCGCCGTTCCTGTTCGCCAGCGGCGCGCTGTCGCTGAATTTCGTCGGATTCTTTGTCTACGTACTGTCGGCGCCGGTGTTTCTGATGAACCACCTCGGCGTCTCGGAGACCAGTTTCCTCTGGCTCTTTGGCCCGGCCATGGGTGGGTTGATGCTGGGTTCATGGCTGGCGGGACGCTTCGCCGGAAGGCGCTCGCCTGGGGCGACGGTGAAGCTGGGATATGCTGTCATGGCCGTTGCCGCGTTGATCAATGTCGTCCTGAATCTGATCTTGCCGCCCAGCCTGCCGTGGATCGTCTTACCTTTGTTCCTGTACACGCTGGGCATGTCACTGGCCATGCCCAACTTGACGCTGTTCGCCCTCGACCCATTCCCCGACAACCGGGGGATGGCCGCTTCGTGTCAAACATTCATGCAGTCTGGATTCAACAGCGTTGTCGCGGCAGCCGTCGCGCCAGCGGTCTGGGGGTCGACGCTGAGCCTGGCGCTCGCCATGGCCGGTTTCCTCGTTCTCGGATCCTTGGCTGCCCTGCTCTACCTGCGCTCAATTCTGCTGCCAGGGTAG
- the bamE gene encoding outer membrane protein assembly factor BamE: MKKTNWVAAALAAIAGAILPACDIVVLPEIKPGITTGVEVRAKMGNPGFEFRNNDGTVTWEYTRQPAGVHCYMITLSADQVVQKLEQVLNDSNYAKAREGMSRDQVRRLLGKPANKMVFDNLHEEVWEWHIEGMPHNELTYFNVYFDTGSGLLKKAGKRVEVRG; the protein is encoded by the coding sequence ATGAAGAAGACCAACTGGGTTGCGGCCGCGCTCGCGGCGATTGCAGGCGCCATTCTGCCAGCATGTGACATCGTCGTGCTGCCGGAGATCAAGCCGGGCATCACCACGGGTGTCGAGGTGCGCGCAAAAATGGGCAATCCGGGCTTCGAATTCCGAAACAATGACGGCACCGTGACTTGGGAATATACCCGGCAGCCGGCAGGCGTTCATTGCTACATGATTACCCTGAGTGCGGATCAGGTCGTCCAGAAACTTGAGCAGGTCCTGAACGATAGCAATTATGCCAAGGCTCGCGAGGGGATGAGCCGCGACCAGGTTCGCCGCCTGCTCGGGAAGCCCGCCAACAAGATGGTCTTCGACAACCTTCACGAGGAAGTCTGGGAATGGCATATCGAAGGCATGCCGCACAACGAGCTGACCTATTTCAATGTCTATTTCGATACCGGAAGCGGTCTGCTCAAGAAGGCCGGCAAGCGCGTTGAGGTCCGGGGCTGA
- a CDS encoding N-acetylmuramoyl-L-alanine amidase gives MRYLMGGFAGFLLSTATIAGAPRVAVDVGHTLAVPGATSARGRSEFDFNRQLAAQLVLALQVRGFAVREINASGTIGSLAERPEQARGSDFFVSIHHDSIAAEYLQEWDWDGSETSYTTLKRGFGIFVSRRNPDLVASLRCASAMGATLRRAGLEPTPWHGRKHQPADAENGVWYYDNLVVLHKSTFPAVLFEAGVIKHREEELELLDGERQIRMADALATGIAGCLAVRGKSAPD, from the coding sequence ATGCGTTATCTCATGGGCGGATTTGCCGGCTTTTTGCTGTCGACCGCGACGATTGCTGGCGCGCCGCGAGTAGCAGTCGATGTCGGCCATACGCTGGCCGTACCGGGGGCGACCAGCGCGCGTGGGCGCAGCGAGTTTGACTTTAATCGGCAACTGGCGGCACAACTGGTATTAGCTTTGCAGGTACGCGGTTTCGCAGTGCGTGAAATTAATGCGTCCGGCACCATCGGCAGTCTCGCCGAGCGACCGGAACAGGCGCGCGGCAGTGATTTCTTCGTGTCGATTCATCATGATTCGATCGCTGCCGAGTACCTGCAAGAATGGGACTGGGACGGTAGCGAAACGAGCTACACGACGCTCAAGCGCGGTTTCGGAATATTCGTTTCGCGCCGCAACCCGGACCTTGTAGCCAGTCTGCGCTGCGCTTCGGCGATGGGCGCCACGCTGCGCCGCGCCGGACTCGAGCCGACGCCGTGGCATGGCCGCAAGCACCAGCCGGCTGATGCCGAAAACGGTGTCTGGTATTACGACAATCTGGTGGTTCTGCACAAATCAACATTTCCTGCCGTACTATTCGAGGCCGGCGTCATCAAGCATCGCGAAGAAGAACTCGAACTACTCGATGGCGAGCGCCAGATACGCATGGCCGATGCGCTGGCAACCGGCATCGCCGGCTGTCTGGCGGTCAGAGGAAAATCGGCTCCGGACTAA
- a CDS encoding DUF1840 domain-containing protein, whose product MLVKFVSSETGELMMFAEMAGTLLRAAGKETGRRGTFTRDEMLPAATLLREAVARGEASDNKPEVDDEGAEQGVALGPRAWPLIDMLERTAKGGPQANILWEAAADF is encoded by the coding sequence ATGTTGGTCAAATTCGTATCAAGTGAAACCGGCGAGCTTATGATGTTCGCCGAAATGGCCGGGACGCTGTTGCGTGCTGCCGGCAAGGAAACCGGCCGGCGCGGCACCTTTACGCGTGATGAAATGTTGCCGGCGGCGACCCTTCTGCGCGAAGCCGTCGCGCGCGGCGAAGCGAGCGACAACAAGCCGGAAGTTGACGATGAAGGCGCGGAGCAGGGCGTTGCGCTCGGTCCTCGTGCCTGGCCGCTGATCGACATGCTGGAGCGCACTGCCAAGGGCGGGCCGCAGGCCAATATCCTGTGGGAAGCTGCGGCGGATTTCTGA